The Hymenobacter baengnokdamensis genome includes a region encoding these proteins:
- a CDS encoding S41 family peptidase, whose translation MSKPYFWLVLLLGSGAAHAQAPTAETLLLREPALSRDKLAFSYAGDIWLANRDGSNPQRLTVGPGVETNPHFSPDGQWLAYTGDYDRNPDVYVVAVSGGQPRRLTWHPSADVVRDWSPDGKSILFSSSQEAYARSLQLFTVPVAGGLPTRLPLLMGEKGSYSPDGKRLAHTHITNPTTTWKHYRGGQTGPIWLTDLQTLTTEEIPHENATDTSPLWLGGKVYFLSDRQRTNNVFAYDLATKKVEQLTHHSDYDVKALSGFGSELVYEQAGRLHLLNTTDGRVNDLKISISPEVLALRPQYRNVAPMVRSTAISPTGMRAVVEARGDIFTVPAKKGESRNLTHSDGAHERYPAWSPDGTRIAYVSDASGEYQLMVQDQRGTRPAQSYSLGPPSFYFHPRWSPDSRKIAYTDKKLTLWYLDLASRKPVRIASDTYGPLTNDDALAPAWSPDAQWIAYSQLMPNHLRTVYVYHLPSGRRFAISDGRSDATTPAFSRDGKYLFFTASTDVGLRTTWLDMTSYDRVSKRTLYVAVLNKQDASPFAPQSDEEKGAASKPDSVAVGKPVGNRTPKVAVQDLKVAVKETKAQKPAAVKVVIDTAGLGQRILVVPGTAVGDLSAVQAADGDKLFYMEQQPAGAAAGPDAATPLPTRRLHRFDMQTRKDEVFMSDLSDYSLSADGKKILYSAPHDSYGIVETAGKPAAGDGKLAMTALDAYIDPRHEWEQMFNEVWRLERDYFYDANMHGLDWAATRKKYAVFLPYVAHRADLNYLFAEMMGEMVVGHNYVSGGDMPALQANPVGLLGADYEVVDNHYRFKRVFNGENFNPSLRAPLTGPGVSVQAGDYLLAVNNRPLHGTDNVYSFFENTVGKQLTLTVNSKPTLQGAREVTVVPVASEATLRRIDWVEGNRRKVDELTHGRVAYVYLPNTSAEGYEFFNRYYFSQLDKEAVIVDERFNGGGFVADYILDLLNRPLLSYWAPREGKAFTSPGASIYGPKVMLVNEFAGSGGDALPAFFRRRGLGTIVGKRTWGGLVGISGYPVLLDGGTVTSPSFGIYSPDGKWEIENQGVPPDIEVDVRPADTQNGADPQLAKAVEVILSDLQKQSFKPLPIPVQHPTRAAE comes from the coding sequence ATGTCCAAACCTTACTTTTGGCTGGTGTTGCTGCTTGGCAGCGGTGCAGCACATGCGCAGGCCCCCACTGCCGAAACCTTGCTGCTGCGCGAGCCCGCCCTGAGCCGCGACAAGCTGGCCTTCAGCTACGCCGGCGATATCTGGCTGGCCAACCGCGACGGCTCTAATCCACAGCGCCTGACGGTGGGGCCGGGCGTCGAAACCAACCCGCACTTCTCGCCCGATGGCCAGTGGCTGGCCTACACCGGCGACTACGACCGCAACCCCGACGTGTACGTGGTGGCCGTGAGTGGCGGGCAGCCGCGCCGGCTCACCTGGCACCCCTCGGCCGATGTGGTGCGCGACTGGTCGCCCGACGGTAAAAGCATCCTCTTCAGCAGCTCGCAGGAGGCGTACGCGCGGTCGCTCCAGCTCTTTACGGTGCCGGTGGCGGGGGGACTGCCCACGCGGCTGCCCCTGCTGATGGGCGAGAAAGGCAGCTATTCGCCCGACGGCAAGCGCTTGGCGCACACGCATATCACCAATCCTACTACCACCTGGAAGCACTACCGCGGCGGCCAGACCGGCCCCATCTGGCTTACCGACCTGCAAACGCTGACTACGGAAGAGATACCCCACGAAAATGCGACCGATACCAGCCCGCTGTGGCTGGGCGGGAAGGTGTATTTTCTGAGCGACCGCCAGCGCACCAACAACGTGTTTGCCTACGACCTGGCCACGAAAAAAGTGGAGCAACTGACCCACCATTCCGATTACGACGTGAAGGCGCTCAGCGGCTTCGGCAGCGAGCTGGTGTACGAGCAGGCCGGGCGGCTGCATCTGCTCAATACGACTGATGGGCGGGTAAATGACTTGAAAATCAGCATCTCGCCGGAAGTATTGGCCCTGCGCCCGCAGTACCGCAACGTGGCCCCGATGGTACGCAGCACCGCCATTTCGCCTACCGGCATGCGGGCTGTGGTGGAGGCGCGGGGCGATATTTTCACGGTACCCGCCAAAAAGGGCGAGAGCCGCAACCTAACCCATTCCGACGGCGCGCACGAGCGCTACCCGGCGTGGTCGCCCGACGGTACGCGCATCGCCTACGTCTCCGATGCCAGCGGCGAATACCAATTGATGGTGCAGGACCAGCGGGGCACCAGGCCCGCCCAGAGCTATTCGCTGGGGCCGCCCTCTTTCTATTTCCACCCGCGGTGGTCGCCCGACAGCCGAAAAATTGCCTATACCGATAAAAAGCTGACCCTCTGGTACCTCGACCTGGCCAGCAGGAAGCCCGTGCGCATCGCCAGCGATACCTACGGCCCCCTCACCAACGACGACGCACTGGCCCCGGCGTGGTCGCCCGATGCGCAGTGGATAGCCTACTCGCAGCTGATGCCCAACCACTTGCGTACGGTGTACGTGTATCATCTGCCCAGCGGGCGGCGCTTTGCCATCAGCGATGGCCGCAGCGATGCAACTACGCCGGCTTTCAGCCGCGATGGCAAGTACCTGTTTTTCACGGCCAGTACCGATGTAGGCCTGCGCACTACCTGGCTCGATATGACTTCCTACGACCGCGTGAGCAAGCGCACGCTCTACGTGGCCGTGCTCAATAAGCAGGATGCCTCACCCTTTGCGCCCCAGAGCGACGAGGAAAAGGGCGCGGCCAGCAAGCCCGACTCGGTTGCAGTGGGCAAGCCCGTCGGCAATCGTACGCCCAAAGTGGCGGTGCAAGACCTGAAAGTGGCCGTGAAGGAGACAAAGGCGCAGAAGCCGGCGGCCGTAAAAGTTGTTATCGACACGGCCGGGCTGGGGCAGCGCATTCTGGTAGTGCCCGGCACGGCCGTGGGCGACCTGAGCGCCGTGCAGGCCGCCGATGGCGATAAGCTGTTTTATATGGAGCAGCAGCCAGCTGGTGCCGCGGCCGGGCCCGACGCAGCGACCCCCCTGCCCACCAGGCGCCTGCACCGGTTTGATATGCAGACGCGTAAGGATGAGGTATTTATGTCGGACCTAAGCGACTACTCGCTGAGCGCCGATGGCAAGAAAATTCTCTATTCGGCGCCGCACGACAGCTACGGCATTGTGGAAACGGCCGGTAAGCCCGCGGCTGGTGATGGCAAGCTGGCCATGACGGCCCTCGATGCTTACATCGACCCGCGCCACGAGTGGGAGCAGATGTTCAATGAAGTATGGCGTCTGGAGCGCGACTACTTCTACGATGCCAACATGCACGGCCTCGACTGGGCCGCGACCAGGAAGAAATACGCCGTTTTTCTGCCCTACGTGGCGCACCGTGCCGACCTCAACTACCTCTTTGCCGAGATGATGGGCGAAATGGTGGTCGGCCACAACTACGTGAGCGGCGGCGACATGCCCGCGCTGCAAGCTAACCCGGTAGGCTTGCTGGGCGCTGACTATGAGGTAGTAGACAACCACTACCGCTTTAAGCGGGTGTTCAACGGCGAGAATTTCAATCCCAGTCTGCGCGCCCCGCTCACCGGCCCCGGCGTAAGTGTGCAGGCCGGCGACTACCTGCTGGCCGTGAACAACCGCCCCCTGCACGGCACCGACAACGTGTACAGCTTCTTTGAGAATACCGTGGGGAAGCAACTCACGCTCACCGTCAATAGCAAGCCCACCCTGCAAGGGGCCCGCGAGGTAACGGTGGTGCCCGTGGCCAGCGAAGCTACCCTGCGCCGCATCGACTGGGTAGAGGGCAACCGTCGCAAAGTCGATGAGCTGACCCACGGCCGGGTGGCCTACGTGTACCTGCCCAACACCAGCGCCGAGGGCTACGAGTTCTTCAACCGCTATTATTTCAGTCAGCTCGATAAAGAAGCCGTCATTGTAGACGAGCGCTTCAACGGCGGCGGCTTCGTGGCCGACTACATCCTCGACCTGCTCAATCGGCCGCTGCTCAGCTACTGGGCCCCGCGTGAGGGCAAGGCATTTACCTCACCCGGAGCGTCTATCTACGGGCCTAAGGTAATGCTGGTGAATGAGTTTGCCGGGTCGGGCGGCGATGCGCTGCCGGCATTCTTCCGGCGGCGCGGGCTGGGCACCATCGTGGGTAAGCGCACCTGGGGTGGCCTGGTGGGCATTTCGGGCTACCCCGTGCTGCTGGATGGTGGCACCGTCACCTCACCCAGCTTCGGCATCTACAGCCCCGATGGCAAGTGGGAAATCGAAAATCAGGGCGTGCCGCCCGATATCGAAGTAGACGTGCGGCCCGCCGACACGCAGAACGGAGCCGACCCGCAGCTCGCCAAGGCCGTGGAAGTTATTCTGAGCGATTTGCAGAAACAGTCGTTTAAGCCGCTGCCCATTCCGGTCCAGCACCCGACGCGGGCGGCGGAGTAG
- the bshC gene encoding bacillithiol biosynthesis cysteine-adding enzyme BshC has translation MAAADCTTLPYAATGAFSGLLTDYLARKPALAPFYHRFPELTAFQAQIEEKQAAYSPEARQRLVADLHAQYAELGNSAPPAVAANLELLARNTTFTITTGHQLNLFTGPLYFIYKIISAIKLSQELKAAYPLYDFVPVYWLATEDHDFAEINHFQLFGKTYSWAGPAGAASLGGPVGRLPLTGFEEELLSQLPPEVPAAFREAYENANTLSAATRRLATSLFADYGLVCIDADRPALKQALRPLLRQEIQQQASNQAVQATNARLTTAGYKPQVYSRPLNLFFLTDEGKRERLEPDAAPGADCTQVTVRGTARCHSQAELLALAESEPERFSPNVVLRPVYQEMLLPNLAYIGGGAEVAYWFQLKDVFAAFGVPYPIVLPRNSAMYLSRANAGKLAKLGLTAPDIFKPLAELKKQVGAQLGQEEISLAAQQQALAAAFQQVQELAQRLDPTLVKTVAAEAQKAAGSLAGLEKRLSKAAEARHETAYAQLSALKDKLFPEGGLQERTDNVLSILINNPGFIEQLITCFEPLKLEFAVVQEG, from the coding sequence ATGGCCGCTGCCGACTGTACTACCCTCCCCTACGCTGCTACCGGCGCATTTTCGGGCCTGCTTACCGATTACCTGGCCCGCAAGCCGGCGCTGGCGCCCTTTTACCATCGCTTCCCCGAACTCACTGCTTTTCAGGCGCAAATCGAGGAAAAGCAGGCTGCCTACTCGCCCGAAGCCCGCCAGCGCCTGGTGGCCGACCTGCATGCCCAGTACGCCGAGCTTGGAAACTCTGCGCCCCCGGCCGTAGCCGCCAACCTCGAATTGCTAGCCCGCAACACAACGTTTACCATCACGACCGGCCACCAGCTCAATTTATTTACTGGTCCGCTCTACTTTATCTACAAGATAATTTCGGCCATCAAGCTGAGCCAGGAGCTGAAGGCTGCCTACCCGCTCTACGATTTCGTGCCGGTGTACTGGCTGGCTACAGAAGACCACGACTTTGCCGAAATAAATCACTTTCAGCTGTTTGGCAAAACCTATAGCTGGGCGGGGCCGGCCGGCGCAGCCAGCCTGGGCGGGCCGGTGGGCCGCCTGCCCCTCACGGGCTTCGAGGAAGAATTACTGAGCCAGCTGCCGCCCGAGGTACCGGCTGCCTTCCGCGAAGCATATGAAAATGCTAATACATTAAGCGCGGCCACGCGCCGCCTGGCCACGAGCCTGTTTGCCGACTACGGCCTGGTTTGTATTGATGCCGACCGGCCGGCGCTCAAGCAGGCCCTGCGCCCACTGCTCCGGCAGGAGATTCAGCAGCAGGCTTCCAACCAGGCCGTACAGGCCACTAACGCCCGCCTCACTACGGCCGGCTACAAGCCGCAGGTGTATTCGCGGCCGCTCAACTTGTTCTTTCTCACCGATGAAGGCAAGCGTGAGCGCCTGGAGCCCGACGCCGCGCCCGGTGCCGACTGCACCCAGGTAACGGTGCGGGGCACCGCCCGCTGCCACTCGCAGGCCGAGCTGCTGGCCCTGGCCGAAAGCGAGCCCGAGCGCTTCAGCCCCAACGTAGTGCTGCGGCCGGTGTACCAGGAAATGCTATTGCCCAATCTCGCCTACATCGGCGGCGGGGCCGAAGTGGCGTACTGGTTTCAGCTCAAGGACGTGTTTGCAGCCTTTGGGGTGCCCTACCCGATTGTGCTGCCCCGCAACTCGGCCATGTACCTGAGCCGCGCCAATGCCGGCAAGCTGGCCAAGCTGGGCCTCACCGCCCCCGACATCTTCAAGCCGCTGGCCGAGCTGAAAAAGCAGGTGGGCGCGCAGCTAGGCCAGGAGGAAATAAGCCTGGCAGCCCAGCAGCAGGCGCTGGCCGCCGCTTTTCAGCAGGTACAGGAGCTGGCCCAGCGCCTCGACCCCACGCTGGTAAAAACCGTCGCCGCCGAAGCCCAGAAAGCCGCCGGCAGCCTGGCCGGCCTCGAAAAGCGCCTCAGCAAAGCCGCCGAAGCCAGGCACGAAACGGCTTATGCGCAGCTTTCGGCGCTTAAAGACAAGCTGTTTCCGGAAGGCGGCTTGCAGGAGCGGACAGACAACGTGCTCAGTATTTTGATTAACAACCCCGGCTTTATCGAGCAGCTAATTACCTGCTTCGAGCCGCTGAAGCTGGAGTTTGCGGTGGTGCAGGAAGGGTAG
- a CDS encoding 5-formyltetrahydrofolate cyclo-ligase yields the protein MPTKAALRRAALARRQALTPAEVSQRSEALRDQLFQNFPVAEWRWLHLFLPLLSKNEPDTWLIIRQIWDQKLRPRLAAPVVQADSISLKHYELTSETRLLPNRWGIPEPLANPTTEVVPAQLDAVLVPLLACDQLGQRVGYGGGFYDRFLAQCRPGTLFIGLNILTETPVPALADVLPTDVPLHACLTPNGVWNFR from the coding sequence ATGCCAACTAAAGCCGCCCTGCGCCGCGCCGCGCTAGCCCGCCGCCAGGCTCTGACGCCGGCCGAAGTAAGCCAGCGTAGCGAAGCGCTGCGCGACCAGCTTTTCCAAAATTTTCCGGTAGCTGAGTGGCGCTGGCTGCACCTGTTTCTGCCGCTGCTCAGCAAAAATGAGCCGGATACCTGGCTTATTATTCGCCAGATTTGGGACCAGAAGTTACGTCCGCGCTTAGCAGCGCCCGTAGTGCAGGCCGATAGTATTTCACTGAAGCACTACGAATTAACTTCTGAAACACGGCTACTTCCCAACCGCTGGGGCATTCCGGAGCCGCTGGCCAACCCAACTACCGAAGTGGTACCCGCGCAGCTCGACGCGGTGCTGGTACCGCTGCTGGCCTGTGACCAGCTGGGCCAGCGCGTAGGCTACGGCGGAGGGTTCTACGACCGTTTTCTGGCGCAGTGCCGACCGGGCACACTATTCATCGGGTTGAATATTCTGACTGAGACACCAGTGCCCGCGCTGGCCGACGTGCTGCCCACCGATGTGCCGCTGCACGCCTGCCTGACGCCGAACGGGGTGTGGAATTTTCGGTAA
- the pheS gene encoding phenylalanine--tRNA ligase subunit alpha, whose product MQESILGLAAEVAAADLSTAAALDQFRLLYLGRKGRLADLFDQLKTVPAEQKRAVGQQLNGLKQQAQARFDAAQEALEAAAANQPADAGFDYTLPGVPHALGTRHPLSLVREQMLRIFSRIGFAVAEGPEIEDDWHNFTALNFPENHPARDMQDTFFVPAVAGDDQPSLLRTHTSTVQVRVMENEPLPIRRVMPGRVYRNEAISARAHMLFHQVEGLYIDENVSFADLKQTIYYFVRELFGEDINIRFRPSYFPFTEPSAEIDITCLICKGAGCNICKGTGWVEIGGSGMVDPNVLENCGIDSEKYSGYAWGMGIERITMLKYQVKDLRLFTENDVRFLRQFEAL is encoded by the coding sequence ATGCAGGAATCTATTTTGGGCCTGGCTGCTGAAGTAGCCGCCGCCGACCTCAGCACCGCCGCCGCCCTCGACCAGTTTCGCCTTCTCTACCTGGGCCGCAAAGGCCGCCTGGCCGACTTGTTCGACCAGCTCAAAACCGTGCCCGCCGAGCAGAAGCGCGCCGTGGGCCAGCAGCTCAACGGCCTCAAGCAGCAGGCCCAGGCCCGCTTCGACGCCGCGCAGGAAGCGCTGGAAGCGGCCGCCGCCAACCAGCCAGCCGACGCTGGCTTCGACTACACCCTGCCCGGCGTGCCCCACGCGCTGGGCACCCGCCACCCCCTGAGCCTGGTACGCGAACAAATGCTGCGCATCTTCAGCCGCATTGGCTTTGCGGTGGCCGAAGGGCCCGAGATTGAGGACGACTGGCACAACTTCACGGCGCTTAACTTCCCCGAAAACCACCCGGCCAGGGATATGCAGGACACGTTTTTCGTGCCGGCCGTGGCGGGCGACGACCAGCCCAGCCTGCTGCGCACGCACACCAGCACGGTGCAGGTGCGCGTGATGGAAAACGAGCCGCTGCCCATCCGCCGCGTGATGCCCGGCCGGGTATATCGCAACGAGGCGATATCGGCCCGGGCGCACATGCTCTTTCATCAGGTAGAAGGCCTTTACATTGATGAGAATGTGAGCTTTGCCGACCTCAAACAGACGATTTACTACTTTGTGCGGGAGCTGTTTGGCGAGGATATCAACATCCGGTTCCGGCCCAGCTACTTTCCCTTCACCGAGCCCAGCGCCGAGATTGACATCACCTGCCTCATCTGCAAAGGCGCGGGCTGCAACATCTGCAAGGGCACCGGCTGGGTCGAAATCGGCGGCAGCGGCATGGTGGACCCCAACGTGCTCGAAAACTGCGGCATCGACTCGGAGAAATACTCGGGCTACGCCTGGGGCATGGGCATCGAGCGCATCACCATGCTCAAGTACCAGGTCAAGGATTTGCGCCTGTTTACCGAAAACGACGTGCGGTTTTTACGCCAGTTTGAGGCGCTGTAA
- a CDS encoding Uma2 family endonuclease codes for MSIILPFAPDQELEPSTHMGMAERLQRMTEAEFFAFCQANSQLKFERLADGTISYMALTGGDTGRRNSELIADLTIWNRQSRLGRVFDSSTGFRLPSGAVRSPDAAWVSTAAWQALSESQRSKFPPLCPEFVVELLSASDSVEEMALKMQEYIANGCRLAWLLDPKAETARVYRADSSVSIAKSFEETLSGEDVLPGFSFALSLLR; via the coding sequence ATGAGTATCATCCTGCCCTTTGCCCCCGACCAGGAGTTGGAGCCCAGCACGCACATGGGCATGGCCGAGCGTCTGCAGCGCATGACGGAAGCCGAGTTTTTCGCCTTTTGCCAAGCCAACTCGCAGCTGAAGTTTGAGCGCCTCGCCGACGGCACTATTAGTTATATGGCCCTTACCGGAGGCGACACGGGTCGCCGCAACAGCGAACTTATCGCAGACCTGACCATCTGGAACCGCCAAAGCCGCCTCGGCCGCGTGTTCGATTCCTCTACCGGCTTCCGGCTGCCCAGTGGGGCCGTGCGCTCGCCCGATGCGGCCTGGGTAAGCACCGCCGCCTGGCAGGCACTCTCTGAGAGCCAGCGCAGTAAGTTTCCGCCGCTGTGCCCCGAGTTTGTGGTAGAGCTATTATCCGCATCCGACTCGGTAGAGGAGATGGCGCTGAAAATGCAGGAATACATCGCCAACGGCTGCCGCCTGGCCTGGCTGCTCGACCCCAAAGCCGAAACTGCCCGCGTGTACCGCGCCGACAGCTCGGTGAGCATTGCCAAGAGCTTTGAAGAAACCCTGAGCGGCGAAGACGTGTTGCCCGGCTTCAGCTTCGCCCTGAGCTTACTACGCTAA
- the rimO gene encoding 30S ribosomal protein S12 methylthiotransferase RimO, which translates to MKVRTLKQNKVNVITLGCSKNLVDSEVLMGQLKANDFLVTHEAKKSDANIVIINTCGFIDNAKQESIDTILRYADEKEAGKLEKLYVTGCLSQRYKDELEVEIPQVDAYFGTLELPQMLKVLEADYKKELVGERLLTTPKHYAYFKIAEGCNRPCSFCAIPLMRGKHVDRPMEDLVTEARRLVSMGTKELILIAQDLTYYGLQAYGERKLPELLERLSDVPGLDWIRLQYAYPSQFPLAALDVMRERANICRYLDMPLQHISDNMLKTMRRGITSRRTRELVREIRDRVPGIALRTTLIAGHPGETEQDFEELCEFVKESKFERLGIFTYSHEENTHSHTLVDDVPAEVKQARADRIMEIQQQISLDYNESRVGQTYKVLFDRLEGGYYVGRTEFDSPEVDNEVLVLATNDLHIPQGSFAHVHITGASDFDLYGEVVR; encoded by the coding sequence ATGAAAGTTAGAACTCTTAAACAGAATAAAGTCAACGTTATCACGCTGGGCTGCTCCAAAAACCTCGTCGATAGTGAGGTGCTGATGGGCCAGCTCAAGGCCAACGACTTTCTGGTGACGCACGAGGCGAAGAAGTCGGATGCCAACATCGTCATTATCAATACCTGTGGCTTTATCGACAACGCCAAGCAGGAGAGCATCGATACCATTCTGCGCTACGCGGACGAGAAAGAGGCCGGAAAATTAGAAAAACTCTATGTTACGGGCTGCCTCTCGCAGCGCTACAAAGACGAGCTGGAGGTCGAGATTCCGCAGGTCGATGCCTACTTCGGCACCCTGGAGTTGCCCCAGATGCTGAAAGTGCTGGAGGCCGACTACAAAAAGGAGCTGGTGGGCGAGCGCCTGCTGACTACGCCCAAGCACTACGCCTACTTCAAGATTGCCGAAGGCTGCAACCGGCCGTGCTCGTTTTGCGCCATCCCGCTGATGCGCGGCAAGCACGTCGACCGCCCGATGGAAGACCTCGTGACCGAGGCCAGGCGCCTCGTGAGCATGGGCACCAAAGAGCTGATTCTCATCGCCCAGGACCTGACCTACTACGGCCTGCAAGCCTACGGCGAGCGCAAGCTGCCCGAGCTGCTGGAGCGCCTGAGCGACGTGCCCGGCCTCGACTGGATACGGCTGCAATACGCTTACCCGTCGCAGTTTCCGCTGGCGGCCTTGGATGTGATGCGCGAACGCGCCAACATCTGCCGCTACCTGGACATGCCCTTGCAGCATATTTCGGACAACATGCTGAAAACCATGCGCCGGGGCATCACCAGCCGCCGCACCAGGGAGCTGGTGCGCGAGATTCGTGACCGCGTGCCGGGCATTGCACTGCGTACCACGCTCATTGCCGGCCACCCCGGCGAAACGGAGCAGGACTTTGAGGAATTGTGCGAGTTCGTGAAGGAGTCGAAGTTTGAGCGGCTGGGTATCTTCACGTATTCGCACGAAGAGAATACCCACTCGCACACCCTCGTGGACGACGTGCCCGCCGAGGTGAAGCAGGCCCGCGCTGACCGCATCATGGAGATTCAGCAGCAGATTTCGCTGGACTACAACGAGTCGCGCGTGGGGCAGACGTACAAGGTGCTCTTCGACCGCCTCGAAGGCGGCTACTACGTGGGCCGCACCGAGTTCGACTCGCCCGAGGTCGACAATGAGGTGCTGGTGCTGGCTACCAACGACCTGCACATTCCGCAGGGCAGCTTTGCCCATGTGCACATCACGGGCGCGTCGGACTTCGACTTGTACGGGGAAGTAGTGCGCTAG
- a CDS encoding M16 family metallopeptidase, protein MIHFQEFTLTNGLRCLVHEDFTTPLAVLNILYDVGSRDESPDKTGFAHLFEHLMFSGSVNVPSYDEPLQKVGGENNAFTSQDITNYYLSLPAANIETGFWLESDRMLDLAFSENGLDVQRKVVVEEFKQSYLNQPYGDVWLKLKPLAYTTHPYQWNTIGKEISHIEEAEMADVRAFFRQHYAPQNAILVVAGAVAFAEVKRLAEKWFGPIAGGPRYERQLPQEPAQTEARRATATAPVPLSALYKAWHMPARLDPRYHAVDLLSDVLGRGKSSRLHQRLVKDLQLFNNISASVTGALDPGLFVVSGKLNTGVALEEADRAVEAVVAELLREEVPTDELQKVKNQAEAGLVFGEIELLNRALALAIGKLLGNANLVNEEPAQLQAVTPADVRQAAELVLRPENCSTLYYQAAE, encoded by the coding sequence ATGATTCACTTTCAGGAATTTACCCTAACCAATGGCCTTCGCTGCCTGGTACACGAAGACTTTACTACGCCGCTGGCCGTGCTCAATATCTTGTACGATGTGGGCTCGCGCGATGAAAGCCCAGACAAAACCGGCTTTGCCCATTTGTTTGAACACCTGATGTTTAGCGGGTCGGTAAACGTGCCGAGCTATGACGAGCCTTTGCAGAAGGTGGGGGGCGAAAACAACGCCTTTACCTCGCAGGACATTACCAACTATTACCTATCGCTGCCCGCGGCTAATATCGAAACCGGTTTCTGGCTGGAAAGTGACCGGATGCTCGACCTGGCTTTCTCCGAAAACGGCCTTGATGTGCAGCGTAAGGTAGTGGTCGAAGAATTCAAGCAAAGCTATTTAAACCAACCCTACGGCGATGTGTGGCTGAAGCTCAAGCCACTGGCTTACACCACTCACCCCTACCAGTGGAATACGATTGGCAAGGAAATCAGCCACATTGAGGAGGCCGAGATGGCCGATGTGCGGGCTTTCTTTCGCCAGCACTACGCCCCGCAAAACGCCATTCTGGTAGTGGCCGGGGCCGTGGCCTTTGCCGAGGTGAAGCGCCTGGCTGAGAAGTGGTTTGGCCCCATTGCGGGCGGCCCGCGCTACGAGCGCCAGCTGCCCCAGGAGCCGGCCCAGACCGAAGCCCGCCGCGCTACTGCCACCGCCCCCGTGCCCCTGAGCGCCCTCTACAAAGCCTGGCACATGCCCGCCCGCCTCGACCCCCGCTACCACGCCGTCGATTTGCTGAGCGACGTGCTCGGCCGGGGCAAGTCGAGCCGCCTGCACCAGCGCTTAGTGAAAGACTTACAGCTCTTTAATAATATATCCGCTTCGGTAACCGGCGCCCTGGACCCCGGCCTGTTTGTAGTGAGCGGCAAGCTCAACACGGGTGTAGCGCTCGAAGAAGCCGACCGCGCCGTAGAAGCCGTAGTAGCCGAGCTGCTGCGCGAAGAAGTACCCACCGACGAGCTGCAAAAGGTTAAAAACCAAGCCGAAGCAGGCTTGGTTTTTGGAGAGATTGAGTTATTGAACCGTGCCCTGGCCCTGGCCATCGGCAAGCTGCTCGGCAACGCTAACCTCGTCAACGAGGAGCCCGCCCAGCTGCAAGCCGTAACCCCTGCCGATGTGCGCCAGGCCGCCGAGCTGGTACTGCGCCCCGAAAATTGTAGTACGCTTTACTATCAGGCCGCGGAGTAG